In a genomic window of Occallatibacter riparius:
- a CDS encoding PilZ domain-containing protein: protein MADSERKAEAQDQGDDNRRHPRLSCTGIARIRVLPEGTNQTGSLVNLSKRGCLFVADKLLSGQSGSAIEIHLKVKGIDLRLPGIVRRIDKGHRAGIEFVELSARKCEQIDLLISELFELDKQKQVAHAPTPPPPTRGSESRSLVENIQREQQNIDAPVFNKLLRFYRG, encoded by the coding sequence GTGGCTGATTCGGAACGGAAAGCGGAGGCGCAAGATCAAGGCGATGACAACCGCCGTCACCCGCGGCTGTCATGCACCGGCATCGCACGCATCCGCGTCCTGCCGGAAGGCACCAACCAAACGGGCAGCCTGGTGAATCTGAGCAAGCGCGGCTGCCTCTTTGTTGCTGACAAACTTCTCTCTGGCCAGTCGGGATCAGCCATCGAAATTCACCTCAAGGTGAAGGGAATTGACCTGCGGCTGCCCGGCATCGTCCGGCGCATCGACAAGGGACATCGCGCGGGAATCGAGTTCGTAGAATTATCGGCGCGCAAATGCGAGCAGATCGACCTGCTAATCAGCGAATTATTTGAATTGGACAAGCAGAAGCAGGTCGCCCACGCGCCAACGCCGCCGCCTCCGACGCGCGGAAGTGAGAGTCGAAGTCTGGTGGAGAACATCCAGAGAGAGCAGCAGAATATCGATGCTCCGGTGTTCAACAAGCTGCTGCGCTTCTATCGAGGCTAG
- a CDS encoding glutathione peroxidase has protein sequence MASVYDIPVRTLGGADSSLAQFNGKVVLIVNVASKCGLTPQYEGLEALYRKYKDRGFVIAGFPSNDFAGQEPGTADEIQSFCSLNYGVDFPLFEKIPVVGPEKHPLYAALIAAKPEATATGDVPFADNLRKYGINPNPAPEVLWNFEKFLLDRSGNVVARFAPDTKPDDPKLVEAIEAELDR, from the coding sequence ATGGCTTCCGTATACGACATTCCTGTACGCACGCTGGGGGGCGCGGACTCGTCGCTCGCGCAGTTTAACGGCAAGGTGGTTCTCATCGTCAACGTGGCTTCGAAATGCGGACTGACGCCGCAGTATGAGGGGCTCGAGGCGCTTTACAGGAAGTACAAGGATCGCGGGTTCGTGATCGCCGGGTTCCCTTCCAACGACTTCGCCGGGCAGGAGCCGGGGACGGCGGATGAGATTCAGTCGTTCTGCTCGCTCAACTACGGCGTGGATTTTCCGCTATTCGAGAAGATCCCGGTGGTGGGGCCGGAGAAGCATCCACTGTATGCGGCGCTAATTGCGGCGAAGCCGGAGGCGACAGCTACAGGCGATGTGCCGTTCGCCGACAATCTGCGGAAGTATGGGATCAATCCGAACCCAGCGCCGGAGGTGCTTTGGAACTTTGAGAAGTTCCTGCTCGACCGGAGCGGCAACGTGGTGGCCCGGTTTGCTCCCGATACCAAGCCGGATGATCCGAAACTTGTTGAGGCGATTGAGGCGGAATTGGACCGGTAA
- a CDS encoding tetratricopeptide repeat protein, with translation MRFLILLFLVPALGSAQEHNHPAPEKLGAVSFPTSCQSRMQTEFNRAVALLHSFAYPSAESAFRTVSKQDPQCAMAYWGMAMTHFHQLWDLPPSPSDTSTAQEELKQAAMLEEASPRERGAIHALSLVFNNPENLPFSARALQYEAAMRELAAANPGDVEIQVFYALALISNASPSDKEHRRQKQAADLLEPLYRQYPNHPGIAHYLIHACDNQELAARGLPAARAYATIAPSAPHALHMPSHIFTRLGLWDDSIASNLAARSAAQLQGDTGEQLHAMDYLVYAYLQSGRDQDALRVIEDLNRMQNLNPASFKVGYAATAMPVRYIVERHQWSDAEKITDPADSAPPQVLAISVWARGLGFARNKRIPEAEKETGTLRQIEERLRASGNTYWASQVGIMKLEDMAWSAQAANKPKEAAELMRKAADDEDGIEKLPLTPGPIIPAREQLGYLLREQGDINSATEAFQLALVNAPGRRGALQGAQRSH, from the coding sequence ATGCGATTTCTCATTCTGTTATTCCTGGTTCCGGCCCTTGGAAGCGCCCAGGAGCATAACCACCCCGCGCCCGAAAAGCTGGGAGCCGTCTCCTTTCCCACCTCTTGTCAATCGCGCATGCAAACGGAATTCAATCGCGCGGTCGCCCTCTTGCACTCCTTCGCCTACCCGTCGGCCGAAAGCGCGTTTCGAACCGTGTCGAAACAGGATCCCCAGTGCGCTATGGCCTATTGGGGCATGGCGATGACTCATTTTCACCAGCTTTGGGACCTGCCGCCTTCGCCCTCTGATACATCCACCGCGCAGGAGGAACTCAAGCAGGCTGCGATGCTGGAAGAAGCTTCTCCGCGCGAGCGTGGCGCCATTCATGCGCTGAGCCTAGTGTTCAACAATCCTGAGAACCTCCCGTTCAGCGCGCGCGCGTTGCAATACGAAGCCGCCATGCGTGAGCTTGCAGCAGCAAATCCCGGCGATGTCGAGATCCAGGTGTTTTACGCGCTCGCTCTGATCTCCAACGCATCCCCTTCCGACAAGGAACATCGAAGGCAGAAGCAGGCCGCCGATCTGCTTGAACCGCTTTACCGCCAATATCCGAATCACCCTGGAATCGCCCACTATCTCATTCATGCCTGCGATAATCAGGAACTCGCCGCCAGGGGTCTGCCCGCTGCCAGAGCGTATGCGACGATTGCCCCCTCGGCCCCGCATGCCCTCCACATGCCTTCGCATATCTTCACAAGACTGGGTCTGTGGGACGATTCAATCGCATCGAACCTCGCCGCCAGGAGCGCCGCACAACTGCAGGGTGATACCGGCGAGCAATTGCATGCCATGGATTACCTGGTCTACGCCTACCTGCAGAGCGGACGCGACCAGGATGCCCTCCGCGTTATTGAGGATCTCAATCGAATGCAGAATCTCAACCCTGCCTCGTTCAAGGTCGGGTACGCTGCGACGGCCATGCCGGTCCGGTACATAGTCGAACGCCATCAATGGAGCGACGCCGAGAAAATCACCGATCCCGCAGATTCCGCCCCGCCACAAGTGCTCGCGATCTCGGTGTGGGCTCGCGGTCTCGGATTCGCCCGCAATAAGCGCATCCCGGAAGCCGAAAAGGAAACCGGGACTCTGCGCCAGATAGAAGAGCGGCTCCGCGCCTCCGGAAACACCTACTGGGCGAGTCAGGTCGGCATTATGAAACTCGAAGATATGGCCTGGTCGGCGCAGGCCGCGAACAAGCCCAAGGAAGCTGCAGAATTGATGCGCAAAGCCGCCGATGACGAGGATGGGATTGAGAAGTTACCGCTCACGCCGGGGCCCATCATCCCCGCGCGCGAACAACTCGGATACCTGCTACGAGAGCAAGGAGATATCAACTCGGCAACCGAGGCATTTCAGCTTGCCCTGGTAAATGCTCCCGGTCGGCGAGGAGCACTGCAGGGGGCTCAGCGCTCTCACTGA
- a CDS encoding PadR family transcriptional regulator — MAKNDLQGALDLLILKTLSQLGSMHGYGILMHIRRVSDELLIVEEGSLYPALHRMEQNGWVRASWAMTDYGRKAKWYGLTRAGREQLASREKNWAQVVKGVDAVLRFA, encoded by the coding sequence ATGGCAAAGAATGACCTGCAGGGCGCGCTCGATCTCCTGATTCTCAAGACTCTCTCGCAACTTGGGTCCATGCACGGCTACGGCATCCTGATGCACATTCGGCGCGTCAGTGATGAGCTCCTCATTGTAGAGGAGGGCTCGCTCTACCCCGCACTACACCGAATGGAGCAAAACGGCTGGGTACGCGCCAGCTGGGCCATGACCGATTATGGGCGCAAAGCCAAGTGGTACGGATTGACTCGTGCGGGCCGGGAACAACTAGCCAGCCGCGAAAAGAACTGGGCGCAGGTCGTTAAAGGCGTCGATGCAGTTCTGCGTTTTGCATGA
- a CDS encoding ABC transporter permease, with the protein MALFRRILSLGSRARIEDEIDAELREHMAMCVDDNVAQGMSREDAERDARRRFGNPRVMRERVSAEDASLGLVSLWQDVRSAARVFIKSPGFSLVVVATLALGIGANTAIFQLIDAVLLQSLPVKNPRELVQVRVVNSDEARGNRTTGYPAVTNPIWEKLREDHQGLSGIAAWRDTGFSRDSGGDSRFVDGLYVSGGFFDVLGVRPIAGRVFTAADDQPGCGLPGAVISYGFWQQEFGGRPALGQKLKLNDKSVEIIGVTPANFFGVAVGNDFKVAVPICSQPYLEAKNVLNASTQWWLSIIGRLDHASSVQQVAAHLGTISSSIFASTIRADYPSESIKDYLAMKLTAEPSAAGVSMLRTTYSNPLRFLLAIAGVVLLITCANLASLMLARTTARERDMAVRLAIGASRWRLIRLVLGESLLLSIAGALAGAALAQALSRGLLAYLKISLDFRLDWRLFAFLLAISFLTCLLFGLGAALRASRTPPGAVMKAGSHGMTASRGRLGFRGVLVASQVALSLVLLFSALLFTQSLRKLMTEDPGFQAKGVLITWLDFARLQIPIDRRAAFQRELLDRIRSTSGVDKAANTSIVPLGGAGWDNAVWIDGRDSPQRQDSNFSSISPDYFNTLRIPIVAGRDFNDHDSSQSPRVAIVNEAFARKLGLGANPIGARFWREATPSHPAQLNEIVGLVGDTKYHNLRRPAEPIAYLAIAQDSDTGTDMQVLVQSRLPLNTEEQAIRHTLQNVSSAISFQFDGLQDQIQGSLQAESLLATLSGFFGALAVLLTMTGLYGVMSYTVAERTTEIGIRMALGAQRASITALILRKAAWVLVVGLALGACISLAAASAAGSLLFGLKPRDPATLAAAALLLTAVTLLASVVPSMRAANVNPIDSLRSE; encoded by the coding sequence ATGGCACTCTTCCGACGGATCCTATCGCTGGGCAGCCGCGCACGCATCGAGGACGAAATCGATGCGGAGTTGCGGGAACACATGGCCATGTGCGTCGACGACAACGTGGCCCAGGGCATGAGCCGCGAAGATGCGGAACGCGATGCGCGACGGCGCTTCGGCAATCCCAGAGTCATGCGGGAGCGTGTCTCCGCGGAAGATGCCTCACTAGGCCTCGTGAGTCTCTGGCAGGATGTGCGGAGCGCCGCGCGGGTCTTTATCAAAAGCCCAGGATTCTCCCTCGTTGTGGTCGCTACGCTAGCGTTAGGCATTGGCGCCAACACTGCTATCTTTCAGTTGATCGACGCGGTATTGCTGCAATCGCTGCCAGTGAAGAATCCGCGGGAATTAGTGCAAGTGCGCGTCGTCAATTCGGATGAAGCGCGCGGAAACCGTACCACCGGCTATCCAGCGGTAACTAATCCCATATGGGAAAAGCTGCGCGAAGACCACCAGGGGCTCTCCGGAATCGCGGCGTGGCGGGATACCGGTTTTTCTCGTGATTCGGGCGGTGATTCCCGTTTTGTAGATGGCCTCTATGTAAGCGGCGGGTTCTTCGACGTGCTCGGGGTCAGGCCCATTGCGGGGCGGGTCTTCACAGCGGCGGACGACCAGCCGGGGTGCGGATTGCCGGGTGCGGTAATCAGCTATGGTTTCTGGCAGCAGGAGTTTGGCGGCCGCCCGGCGCTCGGTCAAAAGCTGAAACTCAACGACAAATCCGTAGAGATCATCGGCGTTACGCCGGCGAACTTCTTCGGTGTTGCCGTGGGAAACGACTTCAAGGTGGCGGTGCCCATCTGCTCGCAACCCTATCTTGAAGCGAAGAATGTTCTGAACGCGAGCACCCAGTGGTGGCTTTCCATCATTGGAAGGCTCGATCACGCGTCGTCGGTTCAGCAAGTGGCAGCGCATCTGGGGACCATCTCGTCGAGCATCTTCGCATCTACGATACGGGCAGACTATCCATCGGAAAGCATAAAAGACTATCTCGCGATGAAGCTCACCGCTGAGCCTTCGGCGGCTGGCGTTTCCATGCTGCGCACCACGTACTCCAATCCCCTGCGGTTCTTGTTGGCTATTGCAGGCGTGGTGCTGCTGATCACGTGCGCCAACCTCGCCAGCCTGATGCTGGCCCGGACCACCGCGCGCGAACGGGATATGGCGGTGCGGCTGGCCATAGGCGCGAGCCGATGGCGGCTGATCCGGCTGGTCCTAGGCGAGAGCTTGCTGCTGTCAATCGCCGGAGCTTTGGCCGGTGCAGCCCTGGCTCAAGCGTTGAGTCGCGGGCTATTGGCATATCTGAAAATTTCTCTCGACTTCAGGCTGGACTGGCGCCTCTTTGCCTTTCTGCTCGCAATCTCATTCCTTACGTGTCTGCTCTTCGGGTTGGGCGCGGCACTGCGGGCTTCGCGTACACCTCCGGGAGCGGTTATGAAAGCGGGAAGCCACGGCATGACTGCAAGCCGGGGGCGGCTAGGCTTTCGCGGAGTGCTGGTCGCGTCGCAGGTGGCTCTCTCCCTTGTCCTGCTATTCAGCGCGCTCTTGTTCACTCAGAGCCTGCGCAAACTGATGACCGAGGATCCGGGCTTCCAAGCCAAAGGTGTGCTGATTACGTGGTTGGATTTCGCGCGTTTGCAGATACCCATTGATCGGCGAGCCGCATTTCAGCGTGAGTTGCTGGATCGAATCCGATCCACAAGCGGCGTGGATAAGGCAGCCAACACCAGCATCGTGCCGCTGGGGGGCGCGGGATGGGACAACGCAGTGTGGATTGACGGCCGTGACTCACCCCAACGGCAAGACTCGAATTTCAGCAGCATCAGTCCGGACTATTTCAACACGTTACGCATTCCTATCGTCGCCGGGCGCGATTTCAATGATCACGATTCAAGCCAATCTCCTCGAGTGGCCATCGTGAACGAAGCTTTCGCCAGGAAGCTCGGGCTGGGCGCAAATCCGATTGGAGCGCGCTTCTGGCGTGAGGCAACTCCGTCACACCCTGCACAGCTAAACGAGATCGTCGGGCTGGTAGGGGATACGAAATACCACAATCTCCGCCGACCCGCCGAACCGATTGCCTATCTGGCCATCGCGCAGGATAGCGATACGGGGACTGACATGCAGGTCCTGGTCCAATCCAGGCTGCCGCTAAATACGGAGGAGCAGGCGATCCGCCATACGTTGCAGAACGTGAGCTCAGCGATAAGCTTCCAGTTCGATGGGCTGCAAGATCAGATTCAAGGCTCACTGCAGGCCGAGAGTCTGCTGGCAACGCTCTCAGGATTCTTCGGCGCGCTGGCTGTGCTGCTCACCATGACGGGGCTGTATGGCGTGATGTCTTATACGGTGGCGGAACGGACGACGGAGATTGGCATTCGCATGGCTCTCGGCGCGCAACGCGCAAGCATCACGGCTTTGATTCTCAGAAAGGCTGCATGGGTTCTGGTTGTTGGCTTGGCGCTGGGTGCGTGCATATCCCTCGCAGCAGCCAGCGCCGCCGGCTCGCTCCTCTTCGGATTGAAGCCTCGCGATCCCGCTACTCTGGCCGCCGCTGCATTGCTCCTGACGGCAGTTACGCTGCTGGCCAGTGTCGTTCCTTCCATGCGCGCGGCCAATGTGAATCCGATCGACTCCCTCCGCTCTGAGTAA
- a CDS encoding ATP-binding protein: MRSLFLKIFLAFWVTVIATGTALLLTFILEPRSVPSRWHTTLSDTARYTGTVAVETAERNGIGSASAYLDRIAQQTHLASCLFDSAGKVLAGTRCDDFRDMVSRVTVSRDSDFSMKYGIARAASMISGPSGSRYIFATELPAGPRAAVGMNRNAILLQWGVALLVSGLICSLLTRYLTTPILRLQEMSQRLTSGDLSVRAGPELSERRDEFGELVRGFNTMASRIEELISRQRQLTSDVSHELRSPLARLNVALDLGRQRKGDDPAFDQMEADITLLDEMVGRLLTIAKLDIGAPQEPMAEVDLTDLLSQIVRDAEFESRQSNRAISFTSTGQCLVWGSAELLRSAIENVIRNAIRYTDAGTTVEVRLQCETLSGKPSIRLSVRDFGPGVPASELSNIFQPFYRVATARDRQSGGTGLGLAIADRVVRMHGGTIHAELATPRGLRIEILLPQSSGPNATAS; the protein is encoded by the coding sequence ATGCGTAGCCTCTTTCTAAAAATATTTCTGGCGTTTTGGGTAACTGTCATTGCCACCGGCACTGCGCTCTTACTCACATTCATCCTTGAGCCGCGAAGCGTCCCTTCGCGATGGCACACCACTCTGAGCGACACGGCCCGCTACACAGGAACGGTCGCAGTCGAGACAGCCGAACGGAATGGCATCGGCTCTGCATCAGCCTATCTCGATCGAATTGCGCAGCAGACGCACCTGGCTTCCTGCCTCTTCGACTCCGCGGGAAAAGTCCTGGCCGGAACCCGCTGTGACGATTTTCGTGACATGGTGTCCCGCGTGACCGTCTCCCGCGATTCCGACTTCAGCATGAAGTACGGCATCGCGCGAGCGGCGTCGATGATCTCGGGCCCAAGCGGCAGCCGCTACATCTTCGCAACGGAGCTTCCCGCCGGTCCTCGCGCAGCGGTCGGAATGAATCGCAATGCCATCCTTCTGCAGTGGGGCGTTGCTCTGCTCGTCTCGGGATTGATCTGCTCTCTACTCACTCGTTACCTGACCACTCCCATTCTGCGGCTCCAGGAAATGTCGCAGAGGCTCACCTCTGGCGATCTCAGCGTGCGCGCCGGCCCCGAGCTCTCCGAGCGCCGCGACGAATTCGGAGAGCTCGTTCGCGGTTTCAATACCATGGCTTCCCGTATCGAAGAACTGATCTCACGCCAGCGGCAGCTTACTTCCGATGTCTCGCACGAGTTGCGATCGCCCCTGGCGCGCTTGAATGTCGCTCTCGATCTGGGTCGCCAGCGCAAAGGCGACGATCCAGCCTTTGATCAGATGGAGGCCGACATCACGCTCCTCGATGAGATGGTCGGCCGCCTGCTCACCATCGCAAAACTCGACATCGGAGCGCCGCAGGAGCCAATGGCCGAAGTCGATCTAACGGATCTTCTGTCGCAGATTGTCCGCGACGCCGAATTCGAGTCGCGGCAATCCAACCGAGCCATCAGCTTCACGTCCACCGGGCAATGCCTGGTGTGGGGCAGCGCGGAGTTGCTCCGCAGCGCCATCGAGAATGTCATCCGCAACGCGATTCGTTATACCGACGCCGGAACCACCGTCGAAGTTCGCCTGCAGTGCGAGACTCTGTCAGGCAAGCCCAGCATTCGCCTCAGCGTGCGCGACTTCGGCCCCGGCGTTCCAGCCTCTGAGCTCAGCAACATCTTTCAGCCGTTCTATCGAGTCGCCACAGCCCGCGATCGGCAGTCAGGCGGCACGGGCTTAGGTCTGGCCATCGCTGACCGCGTCGTTCGCATGCACGGTGGAACCATCCATGCAGAACTCGCCACGCCTCGCGGCTTGAGAATAGAAATCCTTCTCCCTCAGTCCTCCGGGCCGAACGCGACAGCATCTTGA
- a CDS encoding response regulator transcription factor, which translates to MDRVLLVDDDVQLGKLLAERLATEGYTIDTVHDGVRGLERALSKEYELVVLDLMLPGMSGLDVLRQLRKTSPIPVLILTARGEDSDRIQGLEMGADDYVPKPFNPRELIARIRAILRRTARAEAPSGPLAVGDLRIDPALREAWLADSPLNLTSAEFTLLDVFMREPGRVHSRERLTESVLGRKLGPFDRVIDVHVSNLRRKLGVPQDGQRIKAVRGSGYLFAPRSHPKDADHA; encoded by the coding sequence ATGGACCGGGTTCTCCTCGTCGACGATGACGTTCAACTGGGCAAACTGCTTGCTGAACGGCTGGCAACCGAGGGCTACACCATCGACACGGTGCACGACGGAGTACGCGGCCTTGAACGCGCCCTCTCCAAGGAATACGAGCTCGTGGTCCTCGATCTCATGTTGCCCGGCATGAGTGGCCTTGACGTGTTGCGGCAGCTGCGCAAAACCTCGCCCATCCCCGTCCTGATCCTCACCGCGCGCGGTGAAGACTCAGATCGCATCCAGGGCTTGGAAATGGGTGCGGACGACTACGTGCCCAAGCCGTTCAATCCCCGCGAACTCATCGCCCGTATTCGCGCTATCCTGCGCCGCACCGCCCGAGCCGAAGCCCCTTCCGGACCCTTGGCTGTCGGCGATCTGCGCATCGATCCTGCGCTGCGCGAAGCCTGGCTGGCGGACTCTCCGCTGAACCTCACCAGCGCGGAATTCACCTTGCTCGACGTATTCATGCGCGAACCGGGCCGCGTTCATTCACGCGAACGGCTCACCGAATCCGTCTTAGGCCGGAAGCTCGGCCCCTTCGATCGCGTCATTGATGTCCACGTGAGCAATCTGCGCAGAAAACTGGGCGTACCGCAAGACGGCCAACGGATCAAGGCCGTTCGGGGCAGTGGCTACCTGTTTGCGCCGCGATCCCACCCAAAGGACGCCGATCATGCGTAG
- a CDS encoding DUF4383 domain-containing protein has translation MKINLSNLTLPTKLTIAGLIGCALAIWVQWVSGDASYPKFPPGPVFFIAVAAIVAFAARWWWTPLMGSLIALLVTTGWFARLPRNMQHLTHPGSIGHFAPGIFLGMLAQILSLLLADVAGLVATVVNYRQREHGTDSPKMVLRFFGAIFVLMGVVVVASRLHSDRYHNMMHMVWGALAVGASFLSLKAAKLYCIGSGFFYLTLAVLGLSLGDSAAGKAWQAGPMLLHTGDHIFHLALGGVFFGFGLISGRERRYQEKPA, from the coding sequence ATGAAAATAAATTTATCCAACCTGACTCTTCCAACCAAGTTGACCATCGCGGGCCTGATCGGGTGTGCGCTTGCGATCTGGGTGCAGTGGGTGTCGGGCGATGCTTCGTATCCGAAGTTCCCACCAGGGCCGGTGTTCTTTATCGCTGTGGCAGCCATTGTGGCGTTTGCCGCGCGATGGTGGTGGACTCCGCTGATGGGTTCGCTGATTGCGCTTCTTGTCACGACAGGGTGGTTCGCACGGCTGCCGAGAAACATGCAGCATCTCACGCACCCCGGGAGCATTGGACACTTCGCTCCCGGAATCTTTCTGGGCATGCTGGCACAGATCCTCTCGCTGCTGCTTGCGGACGTGGCGGGGCTGGTTGCGACGGTGGTGAACTATCGACAGAGAGAACACGGAACCGATAGCCCGAAGATGGTGCTTCGATTCTTCGGCGCCATCTTTGTGCTGATGGGTGTGGTGGTTGTGGCAAGCCGCCTGCACAGCGATCGCTATCACAACATGATGCACATGGTTTGGGGAGCGCTGGCAGTAGGAGCGAGTTTCCTCTCTCTGAAAGCGGCGAAACTGTACTGCATCGGGTCAGGGTTCTTCTATCTGACGCTGGCAGTACTCGGATTAAGCCTTGGCGATTCCGCCGCCGGGAAGGCATGGCAGGCGGGACCAATGTTGCTGCACACTGGGGATCATATTTTCCATTTGGCACTCGGCGGCGTCTTTTTTGGCTTTGGGTTGATTTCGGGCCGAGAGCGGCGGTATCAGGAAAAACCCGCATGA